The nucleotide window ctcaagcgattccttcaagagcttggattgcatcagaaggagtatgtcgtctattgtgacagtcaaagtgcaatagaccttagcaagaactctatgtaccatgcaaggaccaaacacattgatgtgagatatcattggattcgagaaatggtagatgatgaatctctaaaagtcttgaagatttctacaaatGAGAATCtcgcagatatgctgaccaaggtggtaccaaggaacaagttcgagctatgcaaagaacttgtcggcatgcattcaaactagaagacagtgctacctcctctggatgaatgagactggagggggagattgatgatgtccatctcattgaagaagtattaggcatgtgcctaataagagttttctttggtttggtagccaaccttgttgacttggtttggttggtagccaaccttgttgaatttctttggtttggtagccaactttgttgaattgtgaaaaatgtgtgtaaattgtcaaatattgtaggctttagagggtgaagctttggctataaaaggagagcttcaactctcatttcttcacaccaacaaagagagaaagaaagagtgaggtttcacagacaaggtataagaaaatagtctgtgaggaaaatagagagtgagcgatattgtagtgaggtgggaatatcaaaagagggttatttcttttgagtgttgtagtggtctttggagtatttacctccgacctacaaagtgtaaaattccttactatagtgatatcagttgctcctctcggggtcgtggtttttttcccttattcagaagggttttccacgtaaaaatcttggtgtcattgttactcttttattcttgttaattaccgtatctcggtgctacattattattccgctttattaccgtgaatattattttggtaaggggtttattcccaacaacacCAGCTTCAAACAAAGATACATCATTTCAGGTTTTTTGAGATGCATCTTTTTGCTTCAAGAGAGGATATGTAAGTTCTGCAAAGAAATTCTCCAGACTATATTGGCCATTTATTCTATTATAAAACAATCTTAAGAAAGGTATTTCGTAATGTTACTGAAATTCTCTGGTAAAGTAAGTTATAAAGAGGCTAAATGAAATTATATGTAGCTTTAAGAAAAAAAGATCCGTTTGAAAAGGTGCAATGTCCCCATGTGACCTAGTGGTTGTGAAGTGGATTGAGAATTATGagctcttaagttcaaatttcagCGGAGGCAAAAATATTAGTTAACTTGTTCTTATATGTTTAAATCTTGGTAGACAAGTTATTCGGTATTGGTGCTAGTCGGAGGTAACAAATACATCGTGACATTAGTTGAGGCAGGGCATACATTTGCAACAAAGGAGCAACCCTCTACCAATAATGTCAACAACAACAAATTCTCTTAAGTCTTACCCTTATGGTGAATGTTGTGGTGCAGTGCGTATCTTAAACTAAAGTATTTAGGGCAAAACAAAAAATTGGCTGATTGGTCGAAACTAACTGCATTCCTTAGCCAAAAAGCATataaaatatgcatttttttGTGTATATGTGTAttctataattaaaaaaatatattttatcggCTATTAATTTTTAGAGCGgcaacaaataaatatttttcaagcaTAAATAAAAGAATTGGCTGATTAGCCGTAACTAATTGTATTCCTTAGCCAAAAAGCATATAaatatgcatattttttgtgtattatataaaaaatatatattttatcagttattattttttagagcggctacaaataaatattaatattcatTAATCATAGCATTATGACATGCGTTATTTTTATGAACTTGCAATTTGTTTTCaactatttgagaaaattagaaaCCAAAACAGAGGAGAGATTATGGTTTCTCCCaaaaaataagggaaaagaaaTTAAGTCTAAAGTTTAGGCTGTTACTGGCAGCTTGCTATATAGTCATCATTTTGCCACGTATTGAAGGCTGCACGGAGTTTCATGGAGTGATTTAGCGAACTCTGCGTTTCCCCCAAAAAAGAAAGCCCTCACTTTCCCATTTTCTCTGGTTCAGCAATGGCGAGCTTTCTTTGGGTTTTTATCTTCTTGGCTTTGGGGATCAATTCCCAGCTTCTTTTCGCCCAAAAGTCAGTCATAAATTATTCTACTTTTCCTGCATTTTTAGCTCATTATCTttgatttctcttcttctttaatAATTACTTTCATTATTCTGAACACAAACCTCTCCTGATCTGAATTATGATATAGcattatctttctttttttccctttggGTATTCGTAGTTATTCATGTATTTAAGGTTACTTAGCATGTTgtatatttaataattataacGTAGTCGCACTTGAATCCAAGCCCAGATTCCTATGGGGTTCTGAACAAAATCTATGGGTCTATCAaaaatactgatttttattatGGGGAGTTTGGAAAAGAACCTGATTTATCATATTATCCTGTACTTGTGGTTTTGCGAGAGAGAAAACAATTTTCGACTGTACGGTAGAAGGTGTATTAATTGCTCAGTTAGTTGTAAGCTGCAAAAGCTTAAATTTAAGAAGAATTGTAATAAGCACAAGTTTTGTTGTGATTTTCGTAAATGGTGCTTTATATGATTACGACAATTTGTTTCAGAAGCCGAAAAGAATTGAGGGGCAAGGAGGTAAATGGGGATGACATTGTAAAGTTGGGCCATTCAAATAGATTTGATCCCTCACAAGTCGTTCAGCTCTCGTGGCGACCAAGGTCAGGTAGTCCATTCAATCATTAACCTTGTTGCTTCTTCAATGTGTTGTGGCATGCAAAGAAATTTCACGAGCTCAAAATTCTGGGGTATAATTGATTACAccccaaaagaagaagagttttctTTGTTACGTTGGTGTATTGAAAGCATGTTTGTTTGGCGTCCTGGTTTTTTTATGAGATTACTTGAATAATTctctgtatggaggaataatgaacattttttcttGAAATAGGGTCTTCTTGTATAGAGACTTTCTCTCAGCAGAAGAGACTGATCACTTAATCTCCTTGGTAAATCAGTGCCTCACAACTTGTAGTGCAATTCTTTTTTGGCTTAGAAAGTTCTTTTTCTAAAATGTATGTTGATGCGGTCGCATTTGTGTAGGTGCATGGCAAGAGAAATAGCTCCACAAGCGATAACGCTTCATTGGATGCAGAGAAGTTCCCAACCATGGGTATTCCCTTAGATGCGGAGGTAAGTTCTTTGTTATCTACACGGTGCCTTATATGAACAAATGTTTCTTCGGAGCATACATGTGACATTTGTATTTTAGACCATCTCTCTACACCTAAAATACACTATTTTATGTGGAAAGCTTTAACCTTGTAAACTGAAGATATTAGTTATAATGCATTAGTGTTTTATAAATACTGCTTACCATGATAGTGGACGGGCACGCTCACCAGCTTTGCTGGCAGAGAAAGCAACTCATGTTGATTTAAACTCCGTACTCATAACATGTAAAAATGCAAGGTGAGGCTGCCTGCATAAGAACCAATGTGGTCGGCTCTTCCCCCGATCCCGCACGTAGAGGGAGCTTATTACATCAGCCCTTGAACTTAGTACTTATAACATGTTCCTTGACACCATTCTGTAGGATCCTACTTCCTCAAGGATTGAAGAAAGGATCTCGGCTTGGACCTTTCTGCCTAAAGGTATTTTCTATTACCAGACAAATTAAgttccatttttttctttctaggTACCCCTCCTATTAAAGGTTTTTGAGTCTACCTTCTCTGTGTTCTGTGACTGACACAATCATCCTTGCCTTTAGGAAACAGCAGGCCGTTGCATGTTCAGCGTTCTGGGCGTGAGAATTTAAAGGGGAATTATGGTTATTTTGACGGGAACTCCGCACTTAAATCCAAAGAACCATTAATGGCAACTGTCATTTTGTACCTATCAAATGTGACGCAAGGTGGTCAGATCCTCTTCCCTGAGTCGAAGGTAAAAGAGAGTGCTTTGTTGTTCTTATTTTCATAATGTCATCTTTGCTGTTTGTGCTTTTAATCTGATTTATTAAAACTCATTGGTGCAGAATAAGATTTTCTCCGACTGTATGAAGAGTAGTGACACCTTGAAACCAACGAAAGGAAATGCAATCCTGTTCTTCAATGCCCACCTTGATGCATCTCCTGACAGGAGGAGTTCCCATGCAAGATGCCCTGTTATTGAGGGTGAAATGTGGTATGCAATCAAATTCTTTTATCTGAGAAGTACTACTGTGCAAAAGGATCCACTGCAATCAGATGATGACACCAATTGTACAGATGAAGATGATAACTGTGCTCAATGGGCTGCTACTGGAGAGTGTGAAAGAAATGCTGTTTTTATGGTTGGTTCTCCTGATTATTATGGTACATGTAGGAAAAGTTGTAACGCATGCTAATTCTTCATGTAATTTTATATGTACCTTTACTGGTTTTGTTTTTGACAAAAAACTTCTGATTATATTGTCAGGACTAActcttttctgttttctttttgccAACTATTGTGTAAACATGGCATACAAATAGACTATTGGCGCTTTGCTGCTGAATCTTAAACCTTAAATTACAGAAAATTTGGCGGCGATAAATCTTGCTCTTTTCCCCTGCAATGATCATTGACATTCTCTCATTTCTAATAACAAGTCCCTTAACTCGggtggcaatttgagcccaaatCTATTTGATCCACCCAAGTTGTCCAAGGTTGGGTCGGTGATTGACCCACCTATTTGTTGAATTTTAGTCAATTTTGGCCCAACTCATCGCACATCATTTAAAGTTGGATTGATTTTTAGTCCACATTGATCTAAAAGTAACTTTGATAAAGTAAatactttgtttttgttttatatgttatatatgatgataacaaaagaaaaaaaaaagtcttatttgAGAATTAAATAATTCATAAGAAAACAACACACGCTTGATAAGAGTTGGACAAGTTGGATTATGACCCAAAATTTAACATATCCCGACCTAGTCCATCTTAGCCCAAGTAACTTTTGGACGGGTCAACCTGCCCAAAATCAGCCAAATCCGCCCATTTAACACCCTTGCCCTTAGAAAATAAGAAGTCCCTTAGGTGCCAACGAACTAATAAAAAAAAAGTCCCTTGCTGCCAATGAacttattaaataaaataaaaagtctcTTATCTGAATGAGGAGACAATTTTGCCTAAATCCCTTGGTTGACTAATTATATTCCCAATCATTTGGTGTTCTGGTaggctttttttttctttttcttttctcttccaaGTTTAGATGTTTCATTTCCAGCTAAGTTGATAAGGCCTTTTTCCTTTTAAATAACCTCCATTAGAATATGCATTCAGGATGTCTTTGGTGACCTCTAGATAGTGCAAAAGGTCAAACTTAAACCAGTTGTCACCAGGCAGAGTGGAAGCAAACTCATATGCCGCAAAATTggggaaagaaaaaagaagaaaaataccatACATTAGATAGaattcaaaattttagatttttgtgGCAGAGTTATCGGTACCTATGCCAGGATGTAGTAAGTATGCAGGAAAAAAATTATATACCTATGCTACGAAGTAGtaagcatacaacaacaacaaaaaaaatccagtatattcccacaagtggggttgcgaggatagtgtgtacgcagaccttactcttaCCTAATGAaagtagagagattgtttccaaaTAGTAAGCATGcagtaaaaaatataaaatacacGCAAGTTACACCGAACAATACTTGAAAAAAAGAGAGTAAATAATAACTTGAGGCTTTGAGGAGGAGAAGGACAAATTCAGCTGCCAATATAGTAAAAATGTTTTTTACCTcacttatcaaaataaaatattgtTATCACCTGGAGACACATCAATGGGAAGAAGAGAATGCTATAATAAAGATAGTAATTATTTACCTGCGAAATGTTTTACTGTGAAACCAACTTTCTCAAACTTGCCTTTCTCATTGCTTTctctaaacttcaaataatcagcACAAACAAAAGGCTTATAGACCCTCAAATTTTCACTACGAACAATCTCTTTCGGGGCAACAATCAGTTTCTCATCTTCAAAACACCAAAAGAAAGCGATGGAAAATCGACTTACAGGCTCTTTTAGGACAACTCTGTGCTCAGATGATCTCAATTTCCCATTACTCCAAGCCTGCAAAAGATCACCAACATTCACAACAAGAGTGTCTTGACAAGGATCAATATCCATCCACTTGCCTTCTTTGGATCTAACTTGAAGACCACCAACTTCATCTTGATACACTATTGTTATGCAGCTCATATCAGTGTGCATGCCTAGCCCTTCAACTTCTTCTTCCTCTTGTACATTTGTCGTGAATTCGGGTGGAGTGTAGTTGTTTACTCTTAGATAGCCATGACAATTCTTGAATTCAGATGCAAATTTCTGCTCAAATTCAGGGCCTAAGCTCATCAGTATGACCTCAACAATGCTTTTGGACAGTTTCTCCATTTTGCTCCCATACTCCTCCATTGCATGACTAGGGGACATAAGAAAACAATGAAAGCTAAATTGTTGCCAGAGAAACAAACCATGTGACAAATGATCTTAAAGTAGTTTGTGATGTATTCAAGAGAAGAAAAAGATTCTTCTGGACCATaaagcacaataaataaaaatgtaGCGTTAAGTGCATTTTATGGTGTGGCCTAGcggtcaataaagcagaggaaaaCCAAGGGTCCAATCCAAGCAGAGACAGACCCATCTGCCACAACTTTAATGGAAAAAGTTACTCGGTACTGTGCTAGTGAAAGATAGCAGGTATCGGATGAATAGTCGAGATGCATGTCAGCTAGCCTAGCACCACattataaacaaaataaaataaaataaaagatgtagtattaagttattttttttgttttacctgAACTCGTGAATTGGCTGGTTGATCAGTGCTTGGCAAGTGCTTTGCACAGAGGCAAAGAAGTCAGGTCCAGAAACCCTCAGGCTCTCAAAGAAAGGGGATGCAATGAAATGGGGAGTGTAGGTTCTTATATTTGATAAGGGTCCAGCTTTCAGCTTTACATCAGAAGGAAAACTGAAAATCTGGTTAGAAACGAAATGAAGTTGTCTACATAAATCTTTGGGAATTCCATGGTTGCGGATGTGAAAGAAACCCCATTCTTTACAAGCTAAAGAAAGGGACTTAAGGGAAGATGAACTAAAAGGCCTCGAGATATCGAAAATGGGAAGTTTCACAGAATTCTGAGATTCAGACATGCTCAACAAGTAATGATCAGCAGATCGATATATTAGTTTCTTCAGTTGGAAAGAGTACCAGGACTAAGGTTTAACCTTACAAAAGAAATGGATGCATCCTTCAGTTAACTGTGTAGATAAACTTATGTAGTAGAATGAGTCACAAGAATCGCAATTAGGACAAAATAGATGTGAAAACTCCAGagaaatgaaaataaataattgtgcAGGATATAAAGAATGTTCACTTGAACTAAAAATTAGTACTAATATAAATTGCAAGCTACTAAGGACATCCACCAATTTATTAAGGTTTGACAATTTCTGTTTAGAGTTTGCCGACTTTTCTTCCCACTCCCTACAGCTCTCCTTTATTTTAACAAGGTCAATGAAAGTAGAGAATGAATTTAAGACGCTGTAAGCAATTAGGCAGCAGCGGGCACAAATGATGGAGGTGTGCTGGTCAAAACGGTTGTGCTGCTGGTTCTTAGAACGTATatcaaatcaaataatttaatcTAAAGAGTTATgtataaattaaaataagaacATTTTATTGGTTAACAGAGTATATTTATTAGTTTGGTAGGTTTTTCCGTGCTTTTAGAAACCCTATTTATAGATGTGAAGACTTGAGCAGGGGAGTCAAATGTTTCAGCCTCTCTCTATTTGTCGCTACTGCTTTTGACCttgttaatttttataatatggaGCGGACTCTGCAGTAAAACTTTTGGATGGGAGAGGGGCGCAAGTCTAATTCTACTGATTTGGCTTATTCTCTTACGTTCGTAAAAATTGTACGGGCTCCCCTATTTGGTCGCccacatttaacctatacccatttctttaaaacttttaacttatacctactttttaaacaactccaGGCCCCTTTCTCCTCGTCGAAGTTATATTCGCCTCTTCTTTCTCAAACTTCTCCTTCACCCTTTTCTGCAAGAAATCTATTACGGCTATGTATATAACTTGTATTCACACAACGTTTTTATCTAGGATTTCGTTTTCAAGAAATTAATAATCATTTTTAGAAAGAGCCTCTAGTACTTGGGATTTTTCCAACATAATTTGTGGAGAAACTTATTGTTATAGCCAGAAGCATAATTAAAGCAAGTAGAAAGCTAACCTTGTATATGTGAATTATATGTTTCTGtgttcagaagaaaaaaaaatttgtgTTGTCTGAATGTATAATAGAACTGTATAATGTATTTTCGAATATCAGTTGCTTAGCAATAAAAATGGCTCAGCAAAGCTGAGTGTGAGTTAGACGAAATGAGGTTGCTGCATTTAAAGCGGCCGATAACATAAAAAGCTGATTTTTCCAGAAAAAATTTCAGCTctaattacaaacaaaaatttcagctctagagctgaagcttacaaacaaaaacttcagctccagttacaaacaaaaacttcagctctagagctgaagttcgacagttacaaaacaaaaacttcagctttagagctgaagcttacaaacaaaaacttcagctttagagctgaagcttacaaacaaaaacttcagctccagttacaaacaaaaacttcagctctagagctgaagttcgacagttacaaaacaaaaacttcagcagctgaagttcgccagttacaaacaaaaacttcagctctagagctgaagttcgccagttacaaaacaaaaacttcagctctagagctgaacttcaagcccggctactagaatgctgaagttttgcttgattgcctttgctacttcagccccgtatgctgaagttatacgAAAAAGCGGTACGgttgca belongs to Nicotiana tabacum cultivar K326 chromosome 6, ASM71507v2, whole genome shotgun sequence and includes:
- the LOC107793584 gene encoding putative prolyl 4-hydroxylase 12 isoform X1; amino-acid sequence: MASFLWVFIFLALGINSQLLFAQKSRKELRGKEVNGDDIVKLGHSNRFDPSQVVQLSWRPRVFLYRDFLSAEETDHLISLVHGKRNSSTSDNASLDAEKFPTMGIPLDAEDPTSSRIEERISAWTFLPKGNSRPLHVQRSGRENLKGNYGYFDGNSALKSKEPLMATVILYLSNVTQGGQILFPESKNKIFSDCMKSSDTLKPTKGNAILFFNAHLDASPDRRSSHARCPVIEGEMWYAIKFFYLRSTTVQKDPLQSDDDTNCTDEDDNCAQWAATGECERNAVFMVGSPDYYGTCRKSCNAC
- the LOC107793584 gene encoding putative prolyl 4-hydroxylase 12 isoform X2, whose product is MASFLWVFIFLALGINSQLLFAQNRKELRGKEVNGDDIVKLGHSNRFDPSQVVQLSWRPRVFLYRDFLSAEETDHLISLVHGKRNSSTSDNASLDAEKFPTMGIPLDAEDPTSSRIEERISAWTFLPKGNSRPLHVQRSGRENLKGNYGYFDGNSALKSKEPLMATVILYLSNVTQGGQILFPESKNKIFSDCMKSSDTLKPTKGNAILFFNAHLDASPDRRSSHARCPVIEGEMWYAIKFFYLRSTTVQKDPLQSDDDTNCTDEDDNCAQWAATGECERNAVFMVGSPDYYGTCRKSCNAC
- the LOC107793579 gene encoding gibberellin 20-oxidase-like protein, with the translated sequence MSESQNSVKLPIFDISRPFSSSSLKSLSLACKEWGFFHIRNHGIPKDLCRQLHFVSNQIFSFPSDVKLKAGPLSNIRTYTPHFIASPFFESLRVSGPDFFASVQSTCQALINQPIHEFSHAMEEYGSKMEKLSKSIVEVILMSLGPEFEQKFASEFKNCHGYLRVNNYTPPEFTTNVQEEEEVEGLGMHTDMSCITIVYQDEVGGLQVRSKEGKWMDIDPCQDTLVVNVGDLLQAWSNGKLRSSEHRVVLKEPVSRFSIAFFWCFEDEKLIVAPKEIVRSENLRVYKPFVCADYLKFRESNEKGKFEKVGFTVKHFAGK